In one Sander lucioperca isolate FBNREF2018 chromosome 7, SLUC_FBN_1.2, whole genome shotgun sequence genomic region, the following are encoded:
- the ube2na gene encoding ubiquitin-conjugating enzyme E2Na encodes MAGLPRRILKETQRLIAEPVPGIEAEPDEGNARYFHVIICGPQDSPFEGGTFKLELFLPEEYPMAAPKVRFMTKIYHPNVDKLGRICLDILKDKWSPALQIRTVLLSIQALLSAPNPDDPLANDVAEKWKSNEVEAIETARSWTRLYAGSRNEV; translated from the exons GAAACTCAACGTTTGATTGCAGAGCCTGTCCCAGGCATCGAGGCAGAGCCAGATGAAGGCAACGCCCGCTACTTTCATGTGATCATTTGTGGACCTCAGGACTCACCTTTTGAGGGGGGCACATTTAAACTCGAGCTCTTTTTACCAGAGGAGTATCCCATGGCTGCTCCGAAAGTGCGCTTCATGACCAAAATATATCACCCCAATGTAGACAAGTTGGGGAGAATATGTCTAGACATTTTGAAAG ATAAATGGTCACCAGCTCTGCAGATTCGCACAGTGTTGCTGTCAATCCAGGCATTACTAAGTGCACCCAACCCTGATGATCCCCTTGCAAATGACGTTGCAGAGAAGTGGAAGTCCAATGAAGTTGAAGCCATAGAAACAG CCAGGTCATGGACCAGGCTTTATGCTGGAAGCAGAAATGAAGTGTAA